The Dissulfurirhabdus thermomarina DNA window GCCTTGAACGACGCCCGGACCCGCCCCCTCCAGGACAAGGCCGTCCAGGGGCTCTATTCCCCCGGGTCCATCTTCAAGATCGTGGCGGCCGTCGCCGCGCTGGAGACGGGGCGCCTTGCGCCGCAGACCCGCCTGACCTGCACGGGGAGCTTCCGTCTGGGGCGCCGGGTCTTCCGGTGCTGGGACCGGCGGGGGCACGGGGAGCCGGACCTCTACGAGGCCCTGGTGGCCTCGTGCGACGTCTTCTTCTACCAGGCGGGGCTCATGGTGGGGGTGGACGAGCTGGCCCGCTACGCCCGGGCCTTCGGGTTCGGGCGGGCCACCGGCATCGCCCTCGAGGACGAGAAGGCGGGCCTCGTCCCCGACCGGGCCTGGAAGCTCGAGCGCTACGGCAAGCCCTGGCAGGACGGGGAGACGGCCATCATGGCCATCGGGCAGGGCTTCACCCTGGTGACCCCGCTCCAGCTGGCGGAGATGATCGCCGCCATCGCCAACGGGGGGACCTTCTACCGGCCCCTCTACGTGGACCGGGAGCGGTCGCCCTCCGGCCGGGTCCGGCCGGGGGACGCTCCCGAGGTGGTGGGCCGCCTGGATGTCCGGCCCGAGACCCTCCGGCTCGTCCGGCGGGCGCTCCGAGGCGTCGTGGCCGACGAGGAGGGGACGGGACACGCCTGCCGGCTCCCGGACGTGGCGGTGGCCGGGAAGACGGCCACCGTCCAGGTGGTGCAGCAGTCCAGGCGGGGCCAGCTCGAGGAGCTTCCCTGGAACCTCCGGGATCATGCCATCTTCATCGCCTACGCCCCGGCCGAGGCGCCGGAGCTGGCGGTGGCGGTCCTGGTGGAGCACGGCGGGCACGGGGGCAGCGCGGCCGCCCCCATCGCCCGGAGGCTCTTCGAGACCTGGTTCCGGGGCCGGCCCGGCGGGGAGGGCCGGGGCCGCGGGGACGGGGGGGCGACGTGATGGACCGCCGGGTGTTCGCCCACGTGG harbors:
- the mrdA gene encoding penicillin-binding protein 2 — translated: MRPSLRDAGRVLLRLRQLDVKAREVNRQRCEAAFLFVLLCVVTLAARLWYLQIVKGTELRARSEHNRVRLVRLQPPRGKLLDRSGRLLVGNQPCFNVCLVREEAKDVEDLLGRLSVLLEEPVGALRERLILGRRLPLYTPIVLKRGIDRDTLARLEPRLFRLPGVSVEVEPLRKYPHGRLASHLLGYLAEVNEAELAKGIYPGVRPGDLVGRAGVEAQYQKVLSGRSGVRRVEVDATGRLARVLDETPPLPGSDLFLTLDLDLQEEAERAMRGKVGAVVALDPRNGCIRAFTSVPEYDLEPFAWGLTPAQWRALNDARTRPLQDKAVQGLYSPGSIFKIVAAVAALETGRLAPQTRLTCTGSFRLGRRVFRCWDRRGHGEPDLYEALVASCDVFFYQAGLMVGVDELARYARAFGFGRATGIALEDEKAGLVPDRAWKLERYGKPWQDGETAIMAIGQGFTLVTPLQLAEMIAAIANGGTFYRPLYVDRERSPSGRVRPGDAPEVVGRLDVRPETLRLVRRALRGVVADEEGTGHACRLPDVAVAGKTATVQVVQQSRRGQLEELPWNLRDHAIFIAYAPAEAPELAVAVLVEHGGHGGSAAAPIARRLFETWFRGRPGGEGRGRGDGGAT